In a single window of the Methylococcus sp. Mc7 genome:
- a CDS encoding IS630 family transposase — protein sequence MARVAISVSCTDQDRRELERLSNSRTEEARLVERAKIVMGCLAGKRNDEIAAELGIRPGTVGVWRRRFAAEGLKGLRDRKRPGKPPRYPPSELRNRLLAQIEQPPPAGQATWDGGSLSKALGVSDDAVWRLLRKEGIQLQRHRSWCVSTDPQFAIKSADIIGLYLNPPQNALVISVDEKPSIQALERASGFVFTSSGKLVRGLKSTYKRHGTINLFAALNVATGTIQSKTTTTKKRPDFQAFLDEVVADVPADREIHVILDNYCTHKKNDDWLAAHPNVHFHFTPTSASWLNQVEIWFGIMTRKALRGASFNSIDQLAQAINDFIAAYNDKAAPFVWRKREVKGSQLRNTIANLRN from the coding sequence ATGGCGCGAGTTGCCATATCGGTGAGTTGTACGGACCAAGACCGGCGTGAGTTGGAGCGTTTGAGCAATAGCCGCACCGAGGAGGCTCGTCTGGTCGAACGCGCCAAGATTGTCATGGGCTGTCTGGCGGGCAAGCGCAATGACGAAATTGCTGCTGAACTCGGTATCCGGCCCGGCACGGTCGGTGTCTGGCGCAGGCGCTTTGCGGCTGAAGGATTGAAAGGGCTGCGTGATCGAAAAAGACCGGGCAAGCCTCCGCGGTACCCGCCGTCCGAGTTGCGCAATCGATTGCTTGCGCAAATTGAGCAGCCGCCGCCGGCCGGGCAGGCCACGTGGGATGGCGGGTCGTTGTCGAAAGCCTTGGGGGTTTCCGATGATGCCGTCTGGCGACTGTTGCGCAAAGAAGGCATCCAACTCCAGCGGCATCGCTCGTGGTGCGTCAGCACGGACCCTCAGTTTGCCATCAAGTCGGCCGACATTATCGGGCTGTACCTGAATCCGCCGCAAAATGCGTTGGTCATTTCCGTTGATGAAAAGCCTTCCATTCAGGCGCTGGAAAGGGCCAGCGGTTTCGTCTTTACCAGCAGCGGCAAGCTGGTTCGTGGATTGAAAAGCACCTATAAGCGCCATGGCACGATCAATCTTTTTGCGGCCTTGAATGTGGCGACCGGTACCATTCAGTCCAAAACCACCACGACCAAGAAGCGTCCTGACTTTCAGGCCTTTCTCGATGAGGTGGTCGCCGATGTTCCGGCTGATCGGGAAATTCATGTGATTCTCGACAACTATTGCACTCACAAGAAGAACGATGACTGGTTGGCCGCCCATCCCAACGTGCACTTTCACTTCACGCCCACTTCAGCCAGTTGGTTGAACCAAGTGGAAATCTGGTTTGGCATCATGACCCGCAAGGCCTTACGTGGGGCCAGTTTCAACAGCATCGACCAACTGGCGCAGGCGATCAACGATTTCATCGCCGCCTACAACGACAAGGCCGCCCCATTCGTCTGGCGCAAGCGGGAAGTCAAAGGCTCCCAGCTGCGCAATACTATCGCTAATTTACGCAATTAA
- a CDS encoding alkaline phosphatase family protein, with the protein MRSTRFFGSLSTVAAISLLAVPQVQATPKVILISLDGAEPSRIQQYLTLGVLPRDKGLGLLASKGLMAKQNVTASPSLTAVGHIAIATGSSAARNDIVANTFHLLASPINRSISGFAAPIGGYSIDGPMESADPTAEPMWLALRAAGRKVVAATWPGADGATVTAPGITPTAILQKSDTRTVDYTVPYGSFAGPGATGFILTSGDFSPAPQSTVDQLTSAGRTFYGEVKQKTDALETFTSNGVSFKIQVAAMDTSNDNTVNYDTLVFFDTANGIKAGPFALPSTGPAYVKASEKKSAPFFFEGTPNKVGAAFFVSRLDPDLSEVHVARYSGNFIPRNAPVLADVDDINNNVGYWAPQADYRIPERISPGFRSFPDHELEDIYEDQVRLFVDYQTRVALHAIERNPDADLVMTYIEQPDGSGHQFMLTDDRQATDPTDPNSIGSGQDRAKKFRYARYLEKAYQAANEAVHRIIQKVGVNRRTGKPNSDIFVVSDHGFAPFHTAVSLPNYFANLGMDTSKVRVFTSGPAVNVYINLAGRESGGTVTKAEYVELLDRIETALWKLTDDNAIYTRGHAGKPVFDRVYKRPVPGDLNDPTLGRSTDVFIGQDSGDVYALLRVGYNFDGTQNPVIVRKGDVAAVAPQLPVFSVPNFYGAHGYAPEHKAMSASFLAAGPHIGKGRPNKVRNIDVAPTILGILGVPPASTVQGKPIELSGDLRWPR; encoded by the coding sequence ATGCGTAGCACGCGATTTTTCGGATCTCTGAGCACGGTGGCTGCGATTTCTCTCCTTGCGGTTCCCCAGGTTCAGGCAACACCCAAGGTGATCCTGATCTCGCTGGATGGGGCCGAACCTTCGCGCATCCAGCAATACTTGACCCTAGGTGTTCTGCCCCGCGATAAAGGCCTAGGACTGCTGGCTAGCAAGGGCCTCATGGCGAAGCAGAACGTTACGGCTTCACCTTCGCTGACGGCGGTTGGCCATATCGCCATTGCCACCGGCTCCAGCGCGGCCAGAAATGATATCGTGGCCAATACGTTTCATCTGCTTGCCAGCCCGATCAATCGCAGCATCAGCGGGTTCGCGGCTCCCATCGGGGGCTACTCCATCGATGGCCCCATGGAAAGCGCCGACCCCACGGCCGAGCCGATGTGGCTCGCCTTGCGCGCGGCCGGCAGGAAAGTCGTCGCGGCCACTTGGCCCGGCGCCGATGGCGCCACGGTTACCGCACCGGGAATTACGCCAACCGCGATATTGCAGAAGTCCGACACCCGCACGGTGGACTACACCGTTCCGTACGGTTCGTTCGCCGGCCCCGGCGCCACGGGTTTCATTTTGACCTCCGGGGATTTTTCTCCGGCCCCGCAATCCACAGTGGATCAACTGACCTCCGCCGGGCGAACCTTTTATGGGGAGGTCAAGCAAAAAACCGACGCCCTGGAAACTTTCACCAGCAACGGCGTGAGCTTCAAGATTCAAGTTGCCGCCATGGACACCAGCAACGATAACACCGTCAATTACGATACCTTGGTGTTTTTCGACACCGCCAATGGGATCAAAGCCGGCCCGTTTGCGCTGCCCTCGACCGGCCCCGCCTATGTCAAGGCAAGTGAAAAAAAATCGGCGCCGTTCTTCTTCGAAGGGACGCCAAACAAGGTGGGGGCGGCTTTTTTTGTCAGCAGACTGGATCCCGATCTGAGCGAGGTCCATGTCGCCCGATATAGCGGCAACTTCATCCCGCGCAACGCGCCCGTACTTGCCGATGTCGATGACATCAACAATAACGTGGGTTATTGGGCGCCGCAGGCGGACTATCGCATCCCCGAACGCATCAGTCCTGGATTTCGCAGCTTTCCCGATCACGAGCTCGAAGACATCTACGAGGACCAAGTCAGGCTGTTTGTCGATTACCAAACCCGCGTAGCGCTACACGCCATCGAACGAAACCCCGACGCCGATCTGGTGATGACCTATATCGAGCAGCCGGACGGTTCAGGCCATCAGTTCATGCTGACCGATGACCGTCAAGCGACGGACCCCACCGATCCCAACAGCATCGGCAGCGGCCAGGACCGTGCCAAGAAATTCCGTTATGCCAGATATCTGGAAAAAGCATATCAGGCCGCGAATGAGGCGGTGCACCGGATAATCCAAAAGGTGGGTGTGAACCGCAGGACCGGCAAGCCTAACAGCGACATTTTCGTGGTCTCGGATCATGGCTTCGCACCCTTTCACACCGCCGTGAGCCTGCCCAACTATTTTGCCAACCTGGGCATGGACACCAGCAAGGTGCGGGTTTTCACTTCTGGCCCGGCAGTCAATGTCTATATCAATTTGGCCGGTCGCGAAAGCGGCGGTACGGTCACCAAGGCCGAGTATGTGGAACTCCTGGACAGGATCGAAACCGCGCTATGGAAGTTGACTGACGACAATGCGATCTACACCCGAGGCCATGCCGGCAAGCCGGTGTTCGACCGCGTTTACAAGCGCCCCGTGCCGGGAGACCTCAATGATCCCACGCTGGGTCGGTCGACGGATGTCTTCATCGGCCAGGATTCGGGCGACGTCTACGCGCTGCTTCGGGTTGGTTACAACTTCGACGGCACGCAAAATCCCGTGATCGTCCGCAAGGGCGACGTGGCGGCGGTCGCTCCGCAATTACCCGTGTTCTCGGTGCCCAACTTCTATGGCGCTCACGGTTATGCCCCGGAACATAAAGCCATGAGCGCGTCCTTTCTGGCTGCGGGACCTCACATCGGCAAAGGCCGCCCGAACAAGGTACGCAACATCGATGTGGCCCCGACCATCCTGGGCATTCTGGGCGTCCCGCCCGCATCCACCGTGCAGGGAAAACCTATTGAGCTCTCGGGCGATCTGAGGTGGCCCCGGTAG
- a CDS encoding type II toxin-antitoxin system RelE/ParE family toxin — protein sequence MIQIDQSTVVEQLRIPPGNRLELLKDDRAGCWSIRINNQWRVCFRWEGEHAYDVEIVDYH from the coding sequence TTGATCCAAATTGACCAGTCCACGGTGGTGGAACAGTTGCGGATTCCTCCAGGCAATCGCCTGGAGCTGTTGAAGGACGACCGGGCAGGGTGTTGGAGCATTCGAATCAACAATCAATGGCGCGTGTGCTTCCGCTGGGAGGGGGAGCATGCTTACGACGTAGAGATCGTGGACTATCACTGA
- the istB gene encoding IS21-like element helper ATPase IstB, translated as MIDDPLLHRAQALHLHGLVAHWAEVAGQPWVEALIGWEAQERQRRSLERRLQAAHIGSFKPVCDFDWSWPKRCDRAALEALMTLDFLKEAANVILIGPNGVGKSLWAQNLAHQALLLGATVLFTTAGQLLGELAALDSDSALRRRLRHYAAPDLLVIDEVGYLSYGNRHADLLFELVSRRYQAHSTLITTNRPFAEWGEVFPNAACVVSLIDRLIHNAEVIAIEGESYRLKEAKERSEQRAKRRRKKTEDNL; from the coding sequence ATGATCGATGATCCCTTGCTACACCGCGCCCAGGCGCTGCATCTCCACGGCCTGGTGGCTCACTGGGCGGAGGTCGCCGGGCAGCCCTGGGTCGAAGCGCTGATCGGCTGGGAGGCACAGGAACGCCAGCGCCGCAGCCTGGAACGGCGCCTGCAGGCCGCCCACATCGGCTCGTTCAAGCCGGTCTGCGACTTCGACTGGAGCTGGCCCAAACGCTGCGACCGCGCCGCCCTGGAAGCCCTGATGACCCTCGACTTCCTCAAAGAGGCCGCCAACGTGATCCTGATCGGCCCCAACGGCGTGGGCAAATCCCTGTGGGCGCAGAACCTCGCCCATCAGGCCCTGCTCCTGGGCGCCACCGTCTTGTTCACCACCGCCGGGCAACTGCTCGGCGAACTGGCTGCTCTCGACAGCGACTCCGCCCTGCGCCGCAGACTCCGCCACTACGCCGCCCCGGACCTGCTGGTGATCGACGAGGTCGGCTACCTCTCCTACGGCAACCGCCACGCCGATCTCTTGTTCGAGCTGGTCAGCCGCCGCTACCAGGCTCACAGCACCCTCATCACCACCAACCGCCCCTTCGCCGAATGGGGCGAGGTCTTCCCCAATGCCGCCTGCGTCGTCTCCCTCATCGACCGCCTGATCCACAACGCCGAGGTCATCGCCATCGAGGGTGAGTCCTACCGCCTCAAGGAGGCCAAAGAACGCTCCGAACAACGCGCCAAACGGCGCCGCAAGAAAACCGAGGACAACTTATGA
- a CDS encoding nodulation protein NfeD has protein sequence MKRLIDRRIVQLLLFVMALFVNSASAENNQAAIPATTIVQLTIQDAIGPATSDYIERSMDKAAESGAKAVLITLDTPGGLDTSMRQIIKKIIASPIPVITYVTPGGARAASAGTYILYASHIAAMTPGTNLGAATPVQLIGPTEAPGEKNDKNQSVEQTSSGKSPKNAMAQKAVNDAVAYIRSLAEMRGRNADWGEQAVREAASLSAEKALELNVIDILATDRYDLLKQLDQRKINVLGRYIALSTDNAAIQTLEPDWRSELLAVITNPNIAYLLLITGIYGLVFEFSNPGAIVPGTIGGICLLLALFAFQVLPINYAGFALILLGISLMIAEAFVPSIGILGFGGLTAFVIGSVILMDTDAPGFGINIALVGAFALTSAAFLVFALGMLLKSRQKPIVTGREELLGETGIALADFADLGPVRIHSEIWQARTRETLKKNQRVRVTGRDGLILEVNSTPNQERKDV, from the coding sequence ATGAAAAGACTCATCGATCGCCGCATAGTCCAGTTGCTACTATTTGTCATGGCTTTGTTTGTCAATTCCGCCTCGGCTGAAAACAATCAAGCCGCCATTCCCGCGACAACGATTGTCCAATTGACCATTCAGGATGCCATTGGTCCTGCGACTTCGGACTATATCGAGCGCAGCATGGACAAGGCCGCCGAGTCCGGGGCTAAAGCGGTCTTGATTACACTCGACACGCCGGGCGGCCTCGATACGTCGATGCGGCAAATCATTAAAAAAATCATCGCCTCGCCGATTCCGGTGATCACTTATGTCACACCGGGCGGGGCACGAGCTGCCAGCGCCGGAACTTACATCCTTTACGCGAGTCATATCGCCGCAATGACGCCGGGAACCAATCTGGGCGCCGCAACACCGGTGCAATTGATCGGTCCAACCGAAGCGCCCGGTGAAAAAAATGACAAAAATCAATCCGTCGAGCAAACTTCTTCCGGCAAATCGCCTAAAAACGCGATGGCGCAAAAAGCCGTCAACGATGCCGTCGCCTATATCAGAAGCCTTGCCGAAATGCGCGGCAGAAACGCCGATTGGGGAGAGCAAGCCGTCCGCGAAGCCGCAAGCCTTTCGGCCGAAAAAGCCCTAGAACTCAATGTGATCGATATTCTGGCCACCGATCGATACGATTTGCTAAAACAACTCGATCAACGAAAAATCAACGTACTCGGGCGATATATCGCTCTATCGACAGACAATGCGGCGATTCAAACCTTAGAACCTGACTGGCGCAGCGAATTATTGGCGGTAATCACCAACCCAAACATTGCCTATCTCTTGCTGATTACCGGGATTTACGGCCTGGTGTTTGAATTTTCCAATCCCGGAGCGATTGTCCCGGGCACCATCGGCGGCATTTGCTTGTTGCTGGCCCTTTTCGCGTTTCAAGTCTTACCGATTAATTATGCCGGATTCGCACTGATCCTATTAGGCATTTCTCTAATGATTGCCGAAGCCTTCGTGCCCAGTATCGGTATACTCGGTTTCGGCGGTTTGACCGCGTTCGTGATCGGCTCTGTCATTCTGATGGACACCGACGCACCGGGCTTCGGCATCAATATTGCCTTGGTCGGCGCTTTCGCGCTTACCAGCGCAGCATTTTTGGTCTTCGCCTTGGGCATGTTGCTAAAGTCCCGGCAAAAGCCTATAGTAACCGGTCGGGAAGAACTGCTTGGCGAAACCGGTATTGCACTTGCCGATTTTGCCGACCTAGGTCCTGTCCGTATCCACAGCGAAATTTGGCAAGCCCGCACCCGCGAAACACTCAAAAAAAACCAGCGGGTTCGCGTAACCGGCCGGGACGGCCTTATCCTTGAGGTTAATTCCACGCCCAACCAGGAGCGCAAAGATGTTTGA
- a CDS encoding type II toxin-antitoxin system MqsA family antitoxin: protein MNFCAICRHGITRPRMATITLERRASIVIFREVPARICGNCGETYHDADITKELLRQMRVRLPNG, encoded by the coding sequence ATGAACTTCTGTGCAATTTGCCGGCACGGAATTACCCGGCCGAGAATGGCGACCATAACCCTGGAAAGGCGGGCGTCAATCGTAATTTTCAGGGAAGTACCCGCCCGGATTTGCGGCAACTGCGGGGAAACTTACCACGATGCCGACATCACCAAAGAGCTATTGCGCCAGATGCGTGTAAGATTGCCGAATGGCTAG
- a CDS encoding slipin family protein — MFEYFGLVFSSFALLLFAFLLLISAFKILREYERGVIFMLGRFYKVKGPGFIIVIPIIQQMVRVDLRTIVMDVPSQDVISRDNVSVKVNAVVYFRVIDPDKAIIQVENFYEAISQLAQTTLRSVLGQHELDEMLAERDKLNIDIQTILDQQTDAWGIKVANVEIKHVDLDESMVRAIAKQAEAERTRRAKIIHAEGEMQASEKLLQAATILAQQPQAIQLRYLQTLTEIAGEKSSTIVFPLPIDIVTNIIKGYATDSKAENLGNVAVAK, encoded by the coding sequence ATGTTTGAATATTTCGGTTTAGTTTTCAGCAGTTTCGCGTTGCTGTTATTCGCGTTTCTGTTGTTGATTAGCGCATTTAAAATTTTACGCGAATACGAACGCGGCGTGATTTTCATGCTCGGCCGTTTTTACAAAGTCAAAGGCCCCGGCTTCATTATCGTGATTCCGATCATACAACAAATGGTCAGGGTCGACCTGCGTACCATCGTCATGGACGTGCCATCGCAAGATGTCATCTCGCGCGACAATGTATCGGTCAAGGTCAATGCCGTGGTCTATTTCCGAGTCATCGATCCCGACAAGGCGATCATTCAGGTCGAAAATTTTTACGAAGCCATCAGCCAATTGGCGCAAACGACGCTTCGCTCGGTGTTGGGCCAACATGAACTGGACGAAATGCTGGCCGAGCGCGACAAATTGAATATCGACATCCAAACCATTCTCGACCAGCAAACCGATGCCTGGGGAATCAAGGTCGCGAATGTCGAAATCAAGCATGTCGACCTCGACGAAAGCATGGTAAGGGCTATCGCCAAACAAGCCGAAGCGGAACGCACCCGCCGAGCTAAAATCATTCATGCGGAAGGCGAAATGCAAGCCTCGGAAAAATTATTGCAGGCCGCGACAATACTCGCGCAGCAGCCACAAGCCATACAGCTTCGTTATCTGCAGACGTTGACCGAGATCGCCGGAGAAAAGTCGTCGACAATCGTATTTCCGCTGCCAATCGACATCGTCACTAACATCATTAAAGGCTATGCCACCGATTCGAAGGCTGAAAATCTTGGAAACGTAGCGGTAGCGAAGTGA
- the istA gene encoding IS21 family transposase, whose product MTIAQELEAQILRYHHVEHWRIGTIATQLGVHRTTVQRVLAQAGLPARVAQPRASAVDPYVPFIRETLEKFPTLTASRLHAMVRERGYPGGADHFRHLIALHRPRPKAEAYLRLRTLPGEQAQVDWGHFGYLTLGRARRPLMAFVMVLSYSRCLFLRFFLDARMENFLRGHVAAFQAFNGVARVLLYDNLKSAVLERQGEAIRFHPTLLALAGHYRFEPRPVAVARGNEKGRVERAIRYVRDHFFAARTFADLADLNAQASAWCRGSAAERRWPEDRSRKVGEVFAEEQPRLIGLPDNPFPTEERTEVKAGKTPYIRFDLNDYSIPHTHVRRLLTVMADPERVRVLDGVAVIASHPRSYDRGAQIEEPAHLERLVTEKREARQHRDTDRLTKTVPASPLLLTQAAERGGRLGALTRELLALWERYGADELQAAIEIALERGVPHPNAVRLALEQRREARQLPPPLAVPLSPAAQQRDVPVRPHGLDGYDQLVDGRDSSDVLQGEGGHDR is encoded by the coding sequence ATGACCATCGCGCAAGAACTGGAGGCTCAAATCCTCCGTTACCATCACGTCGAACACTGGCGAATCGGCACCATCGCCACCCAGTTGGGGGTACATCGCACCACGGTGCAACGGGTGCTGGCCCAAGCCGGCCTGCCCGCCCGGGTGGCCCAGCCTCGGGCCTCCGCCGTGGATCCCTATGTGCCCTTCATCCGGGAAACCCTGGAGAAGTTTCCCACCCTGACCGCCAGCCGGCTCCATGCCATGGTGCGCGAGCGCGGCTATCCAGGCGGGGCGGACCATTTCCGCCATCTCATCGCCCTGCATCGGCCCAGACCCAAGGCGGAAGCTTACCTGCGGCTGCGGACCCTGCCGGGGGAGCAGGCCCAAGTGGACTGGGGCCATTTCGGTTATCTGACCCTCGGCCGGGCCCGGCGGCCACTCATGGCCTTCGTGATGGTGCTGTCCTACTCCCGTTGCCTCTTTCTGCGCTTCTTCCTGGACGCCCGCATGGAGAACTTCCTGCGCGGCCACGTGGCGGCCTTCCAGGCGTTCAACGGCGTGGCCAGAGTCCTGCTGTACGATAATTTGAAGAGCGCCGTGCTGGAGCGCCAGGGGGAGGCGATCCGCTTCCATCCCACCTTGCTGGCCCTGGCCGGGCATTACCGGTTCGAACCGCGGCCGGTGGCGGTGGCCCGTGGCAACGAGAAGGGCCGGGTGGAACGGGCCATCCGTTATGTTCGCGACCACTTCTTCGCCGCCCGGACCTTTGCCGATCTGGCCGATCTGAACGCGCAGGCCTCGGCCTGGTGCCGGGGCTCTGCCGCCGAAAGACGCTGGCCCGAAGACCGCAGTCGCAAGGTCGGCGAGGTTTTCGCCGAGGAGCAGCCCCGGCTGATCGGCTTGCCGGACAATCCCTTTCCCACCGAGGAGCGGACCGAGGTGAAAGCCGGCAAGACGCCTTACATCCGCTTCGATCTCAACGACTACTCCATTCCTCACACCCACGTCCGGCGGCTGTTGACCGTGATGGCCGATCCCGAGCGGGTACGGGTACTGGACGGGGTGGCGGTCATCGCCAGCCATCCCCGCAGTTACGACCGCGGCGCTCAGATCGAGGAGCCCGCCCATCTCGAACGGCTCGTGACCGAAAAGCGCGAGGCCCGCCAGCATCGGGATACCGATCGGCTGACGAAAACCGTTCCCGCCAGCCCGTTGCTGCTGACCCAAGCGGCCGAACGCGGCGGCCGTCTCGGCGCCCTCACCCGCGAGTTGCTGGCTCTGTGGGAGCGCTATGGGGCCGATGAGCTCCAGGCCGCCATCGAGATCGCCCTCGAACGCGGCGTCCCTCATCCCAACGCCGTGCGCCTGGCCCTGGAACAGCGCCGCGAAGCCCGCCAACTCCCACCCCCCCTGGCCGTTCCCCTGTCACCCGCCGCACAACAACGGGATGTCCCGGTTCGACCCCATGGCCTCGACGGTTACGACCAATTGGTGGACGGTCGCGACTCAAGCGACGTTTTGCAAGGGGAGGGCGGCCATGATCGATGA
- a CDS encoding HigA family addiction module antitoxin, which translates to MSITRDQLHILDLSSASTGERLPAVHPGEVLAEDFLKPLGLSQYRLAKDIRVPALRISQIVRGQRAITADTAYRLALYFGGNAEWWLRLQAQYDMETLLAREGDRLRREVHPRAA; encoded by the coding sequence ATGAGCATTACCCGCGATCAACTTCATATCCTGGACCTGAGCAGTGCCAGCACGGGCGAGCGGTTGCCAGCCGTCCACCCCGGCGAAGTGCTGGCCGAAGACTTTTTGAAACCCCTGGGGCTGTCCCAGTACCGGCTTGCCAAAGACATTCGCGTGCCCGCCTTGCGGATAAGTCAGATTGTGCGGGGCCAAAGAGCCATAACGGCGGACACGGCTTACCGGCTAGCCCTTTACTTCGGCGGCAATGCCGAATGGTGGCTGCGATTGCAGGCGCAATACGACATGGAAACTTTGCTCGCACGAGAAGGGGATCGGTTAAGGCGAGAGGTTCACCCCCGCGCAGCCTAA